A genome region from Pseudomonas pergaminensis includes the following:
- a CDS encoding saccharopine dehydrogenase family protein, with protein sequence MTFRVMVIGGYGNFGSIVCRHLAQAPGIALVLSGRDPHKLQRKLDELNAQSGTVCEGWCGDAMGAGFASVLQSKNIQLVIHTGGPFQGQSYAVAQRCIDAGVNYCDLSDCRTFVNGVGVLDVQAKQAGVAILSGCSSVPTLSSAIIDQYRARFSRIDAIEHGISSSAKMPGLSTIEGVLAYAGKPIKQLRNGQVHEVLGWQDLTLRKLPQLGTRVLANVDVPDMDIFASRYGAHTLRFKAGAGLKLGGIANCLLAQAIRLGIVRAPAPWAARLHRLGTWFERFGDGKSAMYIDVEGLGTDGQPVSLAVQLTALNDKGPEIPSCAAVALAIKMAQGYVPEPGARPCVGEITVDEYMAAINDPANLSLAVRFSDGPAKPLHTTPARPH encoded by the coding sequence ATGACATTCAGGGTGATGGTGATCGGTGGCTACGGCAACTTTGGCAGCATCGTTTGCCGGCATTTGGCGCAGGCGCCGGGCATTGCGTTGGTGCTCTCGGGCCGCGATCCGCATAAGTTGCAACGTAAACTCGATGAGCTGAACGCGCAGTCCGGCACAGTGTGCGAAGGCTGGTGCGGCGATGCCATGGGCGCCGGATTCGCGTCCGTTTTGCAGTCGAAGAACATCCAATTGGTCATCCATACCGGTGGCCCGTTTCAAGGGCAATCCTACGCCGTCGCCCAACGCTGCATCGATGCAGGCGTGAACTACTGCGACTTGTCCGACTGCCGCACGTTCGTCAACGGCGTCGGCGTGCTGGATGTGCAAGCCAAGCAGGCGGGTGTGGCCATCCTCAGTGGCTGCAGTTCAGTGCCGACGCTTTCGTCCGCCATCATCGACCAATACCGGGCTCGCTTTTCGCGCATCGATGCCATCGAGCACGGTATTTCTTCCTCGGCCAAGATGCCGGGGCTGTCGACGATCGAGGGTGTGCTTGCCTATGCAGGCAAACCGATCAAGCAGCTCAGGAATGGCCAGGTGCATGAAGTGCTGGGCTGGCAGGACCTGACACTGCGCAAGCTGCCCCAGCTCGGCACGCGGGTGCTGGCCAATGTGGACGTGCCGGACATGGATATCTTCGCCAGCCGTTATGGTGCCCACACTTTGCGCTTCAAGGCGGGAGCCGGGCTCAAACTGGGAGGTATCGCCAACTGCTTACTGGCCCAGGCGATACGGCTGGGGATCGTGCGTGCCCCCGCCCCCTGGGCCGCTCGGCTGCACCGGCTGGGCACCTGGTTCGAACGGTTTGGCGACGGCAAAAGCGCGATGTACATCGACGTAGAGGGCTTGGGAACCGACGGCCAACCTGTGTCACTGGCGGTGCAACTCACGGCCTTGAATGACAAAGGTCCGGAAATTCCGAGCTGCGCCGCCGTGGCCCTGGCCATCAAAATGGCCCAGGGCTACGTGCCCGAACCCGGTGCTCGGCCGTGCGTAGGTGAAATCACCGTCGACGAATACATGGCTGCCATCAATGACCCGGCGAACCTGAGCCTGGCCGTGCGATTCTCTGACGGGCCTGCCAAGCCACTGCACACAACGCCAGCCCGGCCACATTGA
- a CDS encoding NAD(P)-binding domain-containing protein has translation MLNIGILGVGELTEKVVIGLRRSGFAGRMLLSARNHDRAQQLRAEWACDVMADNQQVVDEADVLFLGVRPDVVEQLSREVRIKPRQTLVSLVAGVKLDALQHHFPQARAVRAMLSYAAQINQSTVVVTPGGEPHEALLGALGSLIVLEQEDAFELATVAACMNGWFYFFLNDLQRWFVDKGLPHEQAAQLVMGNMQDCLASARHQPLASLEALGDAIATPGTYTSAGLDVLRQNGATQAWTQAFDEVLGRLHKGA, from the coding sequence GTGCTGAACATCGGAATCCTGGGCGTCGGTGAGCTGACGGAAAAGGTTGTGATTGGCCTGCGTCGCAGCGGGTTTGCCGGGCGGATGCTGCTGTCTGCGCGCAACCACGACCGTGCACAACAGTTGCGTGCGGAGTGGGCGTGTGACGTGATGGCCGACAATCAGCAGGTCGTCGATGAGGCGGACGTGTTGTTCCTTGGCGTGCGCCCGGATGTGGTGGAGCAGTTGTCCAGGGAAGTCCGGATCAAGCCCCGGCAGACGCTGGTGTCGTTGGTGGCCGGTGTGAAGCTGGACGCGTTGCAGCACCACTTCCCACAGGCACGCGCGGTGCGGGCGATGCTGTCCTATGCCGCCCAGATCAACCAGTCCACCGTGGTGGTCACGCCGGGTGGCGAGCCCCATGAAGCGCTGCTGGGTGCACTGGGCTCGTTGATCGTGCTGGAGCAGGAGGACGCATTCGAGTTGGCGACCGTAGCGGCCTGCATGAACGGCTGGTTCTATTTTTTTCTCAACGATCTTCAGCGCTGGTTTGTCGACAAGGGCCTGCCCCATGAACAGGCGGCCCAGCTGGTGATGGGGAATATGCAGGACTGCCTGGCCAGTGCTCGGCACCAACCGCTGGCCAGTCTCGAAGCGCTGGGGGATGCCATTGCCACGCCTGGGACGTATACGTCGGCGGGACTGGACGTGCTCAGGCAGAACGGCGCGACGCAGGCATGGACGCAGGCCTTTGATGAGGTGCTCGGTCGGCTGCACAAAGGGGCGTAG
- a CDS encoding VOC family protein has translation MSTRGTDRKIDNIEFNVGDIARSKAFYGGAFGWTFVDYGPTYTEFSDGRLTGGFTTGEPVRPGGPLVIVYADHLDDTQQRLKALGAVITRETFSFPGGSRFHFRDLDGYELAVWTAE, from the coding sequence ATGAGCACTCGCGGCACAGACCGAAAAATCGACAACATCGAATTCAACGTGGGTGATATTGCCCGCAGCAAAGCCTTCTACGGCGGCGCATTCGGCTGGACATTCGTCGACTACGGCCCCACCTATACCGAATTCAGCGACGGCCGCCTGACCGGAGGTTTTACCACCGGGGAACCCGTGCGACCGGGTGGGCCATTGGTGATTGTGTATGCAGATCATCTCGATGATACGCAGCAGCGGCTCAAGGCCCTGGGGGCCGTCATCACCCGCGAGACGTTTTCGTTTCCGGGTGGAAGTCGGTTCCATTTCAGGGACCTGGATGGATATGAATTGGCGGTCTGGACGGCTGAATAG
- a CDS encoding ATP-binding protein → MQIYITGASCAGVTTLGRHLATQLGVRQVDVDDYYWMPTNPPFTTKRPPNERVSLMQQALGDAGWVLSGSCMVWGDALIADAELIVFVATPTPVRLERLAARETQRFGDRIKPGGDMHEIHVAFREWASQYDDPNFSGRNRAWHEAWLSRQTAPVLRIDGMSTAEQMVADVVQALSHTSPMNFLKK, encoded by the coding sequence ATGCAGATCTACATCACCGGCGCTTCCTGCGCGGGCGTGACCACTTTGGGTCGACACCTCGCCACGCAACTCGGCGTGCGCCAGGTGGATGTCGACGATTACTACTGGATGCCCACCAACCCGCCTTTCACCACCAAGCGGCCTCCCAACGAGCGTGTGTCACTGATGCAGCAAGCACTTGGCGATGCCGGATGGGTGCTGAGCGGTTCTTGCATGGTGTGGGGAGATGCGCTGATCGCGGACGCCGAACTGATCGTATTCGTTGCGACCCCTACCCCTGTTCGCCTTGAACGGCTCGCAGCACGTGAAACCCAGCGATTTGGCGACCGGATCAAGCCCGGTGGTGATATGCATGAAATACACGTGGCATTCAGGGAATGGGCTTCGCAGTATGACGATCCGAACTTTTCAGGGCGCAACCGAGCGTGGCATGAAGCGTGGTTGTCACGGCAGACGGCGCCGGTCCTGCGGATTGATGGGATGAGCACGGCTGAACAGATGGTTGCCGATGTCGTTCAAGCGCTGTCGCACACTTCCCCTATGAACTTCCTCAAAAAATGA